Sequence from the Streptomyces mobaraensis NBRC 13819 = DSM 40847 genome:
ATGAAACACTCTTGACTCGTTGCTGGCTCCTGCACAAGGTGGCCCAGACATCAAACTGAAAAGCGGAGGGATCACGTGACGAGCGTCCACGAAAAACCGCTGCTTGCGGGTTCATTGAGGGCCAAGGACATCCAGATGGCCGCCACTGCCGATCTGGACCGGCGTGTCGTGCTCATCAGCGGTGCGATCGACGTGAACACGCACGACATCGTCGTGACCTTCGAACTGCCGGAACCCGGCAAGTGGCAGATCATCAAGAGTGAGTCGAACCTGACCGATCTGCCTTGGCTCACCTGGCAGATGACCTGTGACGAACACACCCGCTTCTCTGCCGACAGCGACGCCATGATCGTCTCGCGTCAGTTCGCCAAAACCTTCATGACGCCGGACCAGGACCGCATCACCTTCTATGACGGTGAAGTCAGGCCGGGTGAGGCGGTGTTGAAGATGTTCACGATCGAGGCTGCTCGACGACGGACGACCATCAACCACAACCGGTTCGTTCCCCCGCCCACTGACGTGCCCGGCACGAGTCCTCAACGTCCGGAGCAGCCCACTCAGCCCCGTCCCATCAAACAACAGCTGGAGGAGCAGATCCGGCTGGTGGTGGAGAACGGGATGCCGCCGCGCCCCGCGATCGAGCTCTACATTCCTGTGACGTCGATCAAGGGATGAAGGCTGATGTCCTTCGGGGGGTGCGAGCAGGCACCCCCCGAAGGACTGACCGAGGACGTGAATGAAGACCGCTTACCTTCACCGCTTTGTTGTTGCCCGCACTGTCTCCATGCTCGGCGACCGTGCCGCAGAGAGCGCACTGCCGATCATCCTGCTGCTGGTCACGGACGACCCACTGGTAGCCGGGCTGGTCACCGCCTCCAACATTCTCCCCGCATTGCTCTTTTCCCTTCCGGTGGGCCACCTTGCTGATACCCGGGAACGCCGCGGGCTCTTGATCACGGCTGATGTGTGGCGGGCGGTTCTGGGGCTTGGGCTCGCCCTGGTCCTCCTTGCGCCCGAACCTTCCGTCGCGTTGCTGGTCAGCATCACGTTCCTCATGGGATGCGGTGACGTCCTCTTTTCCGTGGCCTCGCACACCTATCTGCCTGCGCTTGTCCCGTCGACGCGAATCATGCGTGCCAATACCGCTCTGGAGGCCGGGGACGCGGCGGCTACGCTCACCGGCCCGGCGCTCGCCGGCGTTCTCGTCTCCCGGTTCCCGCATCCAGTCGCACTGGTGGTGAACGCCGGTTCCTTCGTCGTTTCCGCGGTATTGCTGGCTCGGCTGCCCACCGCAAGGGCCCCGCATGCCGACGACCACAGGGTAAGCAGCAACTGCCGGACCGCGCGGAGACACGGGGATGTGCTTGCCGGCTTTCGTCTGCTCATCTCCGACCCGCTACAACGGATCCTCCAACTGGCTTGTATCTACATGCACCTGGCCGCCGCCCTGTTCGTCCTGGTGATCGTGGCAGTGTCCGTGCAGACACTGCACATCGGGCCTTTCCGTACCGGTCTCGTTCTCTCCGCGGCGGGGGTGGGGGGCCTCATCGTGACCTTGCTGGTTACCCGATTCGTCGAGCACCTCCCTTGGGGGCTGCTACTCGGCACGGCACTGTGCGGGCTGGCTGCGACCTTTCTGTGGCTGGCCATGGCCCAGGGATTCGTCAGCCTCTTCTTTGCAGCACTGTGCATGGATGCATGTTCCGCTTTCGCCTTCGTCACAGCCGGCTCCGTGCGTCAGGTGTTCACTCCCGCTAAGGCGCTCGGGCGGCTCACGGCCGCTGCGGGCCTCGTCAGCGCAGCCGTGCGTGCCGCGGGCGTCCTGAGCGGCGGTGCTGTCGTGGCTTGGGCGGGTGGCCGTACAGCCGCCGTCGTCCTCGGAGTTATCGGCCTGGTATGTGCCGTGCCCCTGCTGATGGCCCGGACAGCACGCCGTCCGATCGCGGCCGACGCGACACCTGCGTCCTGACCGCACACGTTCTCTCAGTCCAGGAGACCCTTGTGCCCAGCACCTTCTTCCCCGCGCCGGAGGTCCTCGACAGCCCTCGCGGCCGCCAGTTCACCGGGACCATTCGCCAAGCCCTCGCAATTCCACGAACCGCGCTACCGCCCAAAGCCTCCGTCGTCATCATCGGTGGTGGACTGGCAGCCCTCACCCTTGCTGCGCAACTGTGGCACCACGGCATACGCGACTTCCTCCTGCTGGAACGCGAACCACGCCTTACCGGACGCTTCTTCACCCGGGTCGACAACGTCGGCCAACTGGTGCTGCGCAGCCCTTACGAGCACCACCCCGGTGCCGAAGGACACCGGGACTGCGAAATGCTGGATTTCGCCCGGCTGCACTGGTCCCAGTTGACGGAAGTGGAACAACACGAAGTCCGCATGGCGCAGTCGGGACAACGCGGTGTTGCACCCATCGACATCTTCGAGTCCTACTGCTCCCACGTCGCAGCCTCCCACGGCGTGCCTGAGAGGTCACGGCGAGCAGAGGTCCTCGAGGTGGCCGGAGCGGATGGAGGGTGGCAGGTCGTCACCGACCGCGGCACCGTTCAGGCTGCGAACGTCGTGTGGGCAGTAGGCGAACCTCGGCGTCCCGCGCCCCGAACCTGGGACACCAGTTCACCGCGGGTACGCTATTGGGACGAGCCGCAGAACAGTGATGCCCGGAAATCAACACATGCCGTCATCGGTTCAGGGCTCAGCGCCGCCCACATCGTCCATGATCTGTGTGCTCGCGGTGAACATGTGCAATGGATCTTCCGCGGTAAAGAGCACTACCAGTGTGCCGATGTGAACGCCGCTTTCTTCCGCCCGGAAGGCCGGGCGATTTTCACTCAGAGATCACTTGCGTACCGAAGCAGGATGCTCTCGGTGGAGCGTCGTCCGACCGTCATGTTCGAGTTCCGGCCGCGTCTGCAGGCATGGGAGGAGTCCGGCCGCCTCCGGGTTTTCCGGGAGACCGAGATCGAGTACCTCAAAGACCGCGGTACGCACGTCGAGATCGGCCTGGGAGACAGCAGCCCCATAGGAGTGGAGCAAGTCCATCTCGCCCTCGGAACCAAGGCATGCTTCGAGCCCGGACTACGGGACACCGAGGTCCAGTTGTACGGCGGACTGCCTCTGGTCCATGAAGAGACCATGGAGCTCGCCGGCACCACCCGACTGTACGTGATGGGAGCACTGGCGTCCTTGGCGCTGGGCCCGGCGGCACGCAACATCGATGGCCACCGGGTGGCCGCTGCCCGCATCACCACCGCCCTACAGGCTCGAAATGCCGGTGCTGACCAACCAGGATCGAACGGCTGAACAGGACGAGCGAATGATCATCGTGGACTACAAGGGAGCCGAGTCGGCTCTCGAGCCTCAGCTGATCGTGCTGGGAACGGAAAGCGAACGGATCTTTGCAGCACTGGGCATGACCACCCATCTCCGGAGCCTCGGAGAAGTCATGCTCGGCGCGGAACGAGCCGAGCACACCGGCTCATGGTCCCTGAACTGGATGGAGGCGGTAGAGCGCGGCATTCACTTCTGGGAGACCTTCCGCAATCGATTCACCTCTGCCCGCTTGGACGGCATCCGTCGCAACGGAGCACCCAGGGAGAACCTGGCTCGTTGCGGGACGGCTGTTGCCACCGAGCTCGGTCTGCCCGCCGATGACCCACTCGTGGCACTGCTGGCCGTCGCAATGATCCGCCGCGAGGAGTTCGACGACTACGTCCAGAAGAATGCGAAGGGAGCACGCACGTGAGGTACCGGGGAAACCCACCAACACTGGAGCTGTCCGACGCCTTTTACGCACGCTACTGGGAACGCGGCCCAGTGCACGTTCGCAACGCTGCCCCAGGGAGATTCAAGGAGCTCTTCGACACTGCAGCCTTCGAAGAACTCTTGGACTTCGGAGCACTGCGCTCAGGTTTCGTCACCGTCATCCACCAAGGCCGGCCCGTGGCCGCAGAACTGCTCTGCCGTGAACCCCAGGACGTGGGCGGAGTTGAGCACGACGACCTCGTCGACCCGCAGGCGCTGACTCCCTACCGCGAGCAAGGCGCAACGATCATCCTCGCCTGCCTCCAGCTGTACTCCCGGCAAGTGGCGGGACTCGCTCAACGGCTGTCGGATGCCATGAGGTGCGACGTAGAGGCGCACGCATTCCATACACCGGCCAGCACTCACGGCCTGGCTCCGCATTTCGACGGTGAGCCCGGGTTCCTCCTGCAGCTGGAAGGAAGCAAGCACTGGACCCTGCATCCGCCACTCACCGACGGGCTGCCAATTCAAGGCGGCCACCCGCCGATCGACTGGCAGCCAGATGAAACCCTGACCCAGCGGTTCACTGTAGAGCCGGGTGACCTCCTGTACCTTCCTCGAGGCTGGGTCCACTATGCCGATACCACGGAACAGCACTCCCTCCACATAACATTCCAAGCGCTGCTCAACCTCGAACGAGACGTGATCCTTGATCGTGTCGAACGCGAAGTGGACGAGGCTGTACGCAAGGAGGACGTCCTGCCGGTGGTCCCCGAAGACGGACCGTCGGCCTTGGCTGCCCATGTCCGGGTGATATCAGCGAAGTTGGCTGCATGGGCCGATGAACTGGAGGGCGCCGGGCCCGAGTAGCGATCCGGCACGGCCTTTGCTGTGGTCACCACAAGGTGGGGCTGGCCCTTGGGCCAGGAGCAGATCTGAGTTCTGGCGTTACCGACAGCGCCCAACACCGCAGGAATTGAAGAGCCGATACTGTCGATCAGGTTAAGGGGCACACCTGCTGGTGAGAGTCAATCGGCCAGTATTTAGATTGACAGGTAAGTGTTCCGGTGGTCTGCAAGGAATATTGGCCCGATCCCTTTCGGCTGACACCTTGACTATGTGTCGGTATTGCTTAACCCTGGGGTGGGTCGGAGTGCCGTGTCCATGAGCGGAAACGGAATTTTCGTTGCAGCAACGGCGAATCCGGCAAATGGTGAGTCACGTAGGCCACGCTATTCCAACTGCACTAGGAGGAGATTCCATGAGCGAGAAAGGTGTGGAGCGGGACGACTTCGACAGTCTCGTTGCCAGCGTCTCGGCGAAGGTGACTGCCGAGCAGGTTGAGGAAGCCCAACGCGTGTCCCAGGCCCTCTCCGAATCACCGTCGGAGTTCGGCCCAGTCGTCATGTTCGCATTGGACAAGAACTGATTGATCCCCGAGTCGTCCGCCCATCGGGCGGACGACTCGCCGGCCCTCGGGAGCAGTGTTGATCAGCACGCATGGATTGCCAGCAGTTCTCGAAACGCTGTCCGTGCTCGTTGCCTCGGACGGAACTCCCTCGGACGCCGTACCGGCGGGCTCCGCTGCCGGGCGGCTGGCGTGGCTGTGGCAGCAGTACATGCGCCGGCTCGAACCGGCGGTCCCCACGCTCGACACCGACCTCGGCGCACTTCCGGTCCACATCGGCGACACTCCCCAGGGGCAAGCCCTGCTGGACGCCTTCCACCGGGCTTGTGCCGCGGACAGTGTCTCGTACGAACGGCCACGCTACACGGCGGAGGATGCGAACCAGCTGATCCGATCCTCTGAGCAGGTATCGGACGCCCTCGACGGCTTGGCCTCTGCCTGGCCCGAAGTGCGAACGCTGTACGGGCTGCTACTTCCGATCGTGGTGCTCGCCCCATCGCGCAGCCTGGCCGGGGGGACCGCGAGCAGTTTGCCAGGGGTGCTGTGGGCCTCGGTCACACCGGCATGGACCCGGACCGATGTGCAGGAATTCCTTTTGCATGAGCTCGTGCACACCACTCTCTTCCTTGAGGAACGCCGGTACGGCTTCTACCGCAACATGCGTCTGCTGCTCGACGAAGAAAACCTCACACCGAGCGCCATCAGGACAGATCGAAGGCCGTTGGACAAGGTCTTCCACAGTATCGTGGTAGCGACTGAGATCCTTCTGGCCAGAATCCGACTAGGAACGTCCTCTCATTCGGGTGACTCACTGCATCCGGACAGTGAAATCCTCCGGGAGAACGCACTGACCAGCATCAGGGCGGTGCAGAAATTGGACACGAGCAGGCTCCTGACGTCACGGCCGATCGAGATAATGGAAAAATGCCGGACCCATCTTCAGCAGATGGTTCCGTTCCGTTAAGGAGTTTTCATGTACAGCCTGGTGGGCGCTCGCGCGATCACGGAGAACCTGGTGGTGCTCGCGTCGGCCGACGGCACGCCGCCACCTCGCACGCTCAGCGAGCTGCGGACCGCCTTCCGTCGGCGGATGTATTCCTCTCGAAAGGGCTCCCCAGCGTCAATGGCCGCATTGTCGGCAGAACCGGTCGGCAATGGGGAGAGAGAGCCAAGGATCGTCGCCGGTGGAGACGAGCTGCGCAGCCTCGTGCATGGATTCGACTTACCGCGGCACAGCAGTGACGACGTGATACCGGCTCCCGGATGGCGTGTCGAGAAGGTCGTTCTCGGCTGGCGCCAGCTATGCATGCTGGACGACACGCTTGGCGGCCTGGCGGAGGTCGTAGTCGACACTGTGTTCGTGGCCGGTGCTGGTTGGACGGGCTCGATGTCGAACAACAAGCACATTGGGGTCCTTTGGCTCATGCCCGGCCGTGAGTGGCGGAACGAGGAGGTCGTCGAAGCGTTTCTGCATGAGATCACCCACACGACGCTGTTTCTCGACGAACGCCGCTACGGCCACTTTCTG
This genomic interval carries:
- a CDS encoding DUF6423 family protein; amino-acid sequence: MTSVHEKPLLAGSLRAKDIQMAATADLDRRVVLISGAIDVNTHDIVVTFELPEPGKWQIIKSESNLTDLPWLTWQMTCDEHTRFSADSDAMIVSRQFAKTFMTPDQDRITFYDGEVRPGEAVLKMFTIEAARRRTTINHNRFVPPPTDVPGTSPQRPEQPTQPRPIKQQLEEQIRLVVENGMPPRPAIELYIPVTSIKG
- a CDS encoding MFS transporter, with the protein product MKTAYLHRFVVARTVSMLGDRAAESALPIILLLVTDDPLVAGLVTASNILPALLFSLPVGHLADTRERRGLLITADVWRAVLGLGLALVLLAPEPSVALLVSITFLMGCGDVLFSVASHTYLPALVPSTRIMRANTALEAGDAAATLTGPALAGVLVSRFPHPVALVVNAGSFVVSAVLLARLPTARAPHADDHRVSSNCRTARRHGDVLAGFRLLISDPLQRILQLACIYMHLAAALFVLVIVAVSVQTLHIGPFRTGLVLSAAGVGGLIVTLLVTRFVEHLPWGLLLGTALCGLAATFLWLAMAQGFVSLFFAALCMDACSAFAFVTAGSVRQVFTPAKALGRLTAAAGLVSAAVRAAGVLSGGAVVAWAGGRTAAVVLGVIGLVCAVPLLMARTARRPIAADATPAS
- a CDS encoding NAD(P)-binding domain-containing protein, translated to MPSTFFPAPEVLDSPRGRQFTGTIRQALAIPRTALPPKASVVIIGGGLAALTLAAQLWHHGIRDFLLLEREPRLTGRFFTRVDNVGQLVLRSPYEHHPGAEGHRDCEMLDFARLHWSQLTEVEQHEVRMAQSGQRGVAPIDIFESYCSHVAASHGVPERSRRAEVLEVAGADGGWQVVTDRGTVQAANVVWAVGEPRRPAPRTWDTSSPRVRYWDEPQNSDARKSTHAVIGSGLSAAHIVHDLCARGEHVQWIFRGKEHYQCADVNAAFFRPEGRAIFTQRSLAYRSRMLSVERRPTVMFEFRPRLQAWEESGRLRVFRETEIEYLKDRGTHVEIGLGDSSPIGVEQVHLALGTKACFEPGLRDTEVQLYGGLPLVHEETMELAGTTRLYVMGALASLALGPAARNIDGHRVAAARITTALQARNAGADQPGSNG
- a CDS encoding DUF6187 family protein; this translates as MPVLTNQDRTAEQDERMIIVDYKGAESALEPQLIVLGTESERIFAALGMTTHLRSLGEVMLGAERAEHTGSWSLNWMEAVERGIHFWETFRNRFTSARLDGIRRNGAPRENLARCGTAVATELGLPADDPLVALLAVAMIRREEFDDYVQKNAKGART
- a CDS encoding JmjC domain-containing protein translates to MRYRGNPPTLELSDAFYARYWERGPVHVRNAAPGRFKELFDTAAFEELLDFGALRSGFVTVIHQGRPVAAELLCREPQDVGGVEHDDLVDPQALTPYREQGATIILACLQLYSRQVAGLAQRLSDAMRCDVEAHAFHTPASTHGLAPHFDGEPGFLLQLEGSKHWTLHPPLTDGLPIQGGHPPIDWQPDETLTQRFTVEPGDLLYLPRGWVHYADTTEQHSLHITFQALLNLERDVILDRVEREVDEAVRKEDVLPVVPEDGPSALAAHVRVISAKLAAWADELEGAGPE
- a CDS encoding aKG-HExxH-type peptide beta-hydroxylase — encoded protein: MLISTHGLPAVLETLSVLVASDGTPSDAVPAGSAAGRLAWLWQQYMRRLEPAVPTLDTDLGALPVHIGDTPQGQALLDAFHRACAADSVSYERPRYTAEDANQLIRSSEQVSDALDGLASAWPEVRTLYGLLLPIVVLAPSRSLAGGTASSLPGVLWASVTPAWTRTDVQEFLLHELVHTTLFLEERRYGFYRNMRLLLDEENLTPSAIRTDRRPLDKVFHSIVVATEILLARIRLGTSSHSGDSLHPDSEILRENALTSIRAVQKLDTSRLLTSRPIEIMEKCRTHLQQMVPFR
- a CDS encoding aKG-HExxH-type peptide beta-hydroxylase, translating into MYSLVGARAITENLVVLASADGTPPPRTLSELRTAFRRRMYSSRKGSPASMAALSAEPVGNGEREPRIVAGGDELRSLVHGFDLPRHSSDDVIPAPGWRVEKVVLGWRQLCMLDDTLGGLAEVVVDTVFVAGAGWTGSMSNNKHIGVLWLMPGREWRNEEVVEAFLHEITHTTLFLDERRYGHFLPAAADVRVRSAIRQDVREYPAVVHSTLVAAELLAWRERHSTPDIACRRLHGPTRELTARAQEAHAQIVAEDLRRGLLTPRMRELVEEAGERIRISAASSA